The Anaerolineales bacterium genome segment TGGCGGACTCGCTGTTCCAGAACGCCTATGTCACCTTCAAGAAGTACAACATCGACGTTCTCTCCTTGAACATCGGCTACAACGCGCCCGGGGGGACGGACAAGATGACCCCCTACGACGCCGTGCGCACGGCAGAGGCGATCGGCGCCAAAGTCCTGATGCCGATGCATTGGGACAATTGGGGCAACACCACGGTCGATCCGGAAGAGGTCGTGTGGGTCGCCAAGCGCCACGTGCCGGACCTGAAGATCATCATCCCGCAGTGGGGCGTGAAGTGGGTGTTCCCCGTTCAGGCCGACATCGGCAGGATGAAGTTTGACGACTGGCGCGAGCGCTACCGGCCCGAGATGTCGTGGGAGTATGGCGAGCCAGCGATGGAAGCCGCCAAGAAGCGCGGCGACTTCGTGCCGTACTAGTCACAGGAGCCGGGCAGGGATTTCGCATGGCCAAAGTAGGGTTTATCGGATTGGGGTTGATGGGTGCGCCGATGGCAGCCAACGTCGTCCGCAGCGGGCACGCGCTGACGGTGTACAACCGAACCGCCGGCAAAGCCCGAGCGCTGGCGGCTCTAGGGGCGCAGGTCGCCTCCACGCCGGCCGACGTGGCGCGGGCCAGCGAGGTGGTGATCACCATGCTGACCGACGTCGAAGGCGTGCGGGCCGTGCTCGACGGACCGCAGGGGCTACTGGTCGGCGGCCGGCCGGGCAGCGTCCTGATTGACATGAGCACGATTTCGCCCGAACAGGCGAAAAGCAACGCCGGGCGCATTGCGGCCGACGGTTGGAACATGCTCGACGCCCCGGTCTTCGGCAGCACCGGTCCGGCGAAAGACGGCACGCTGGGGATCATGGTCGGCGGCGATCGCCAGCTATTCGAGCGTTACAAGGACCTGCTGGGCTGCATGGGTAAGCACCTGTTCTACATGGGGCCACAGGGCGCCGGCGCCACGACCAAGCTGGCCTTCAATCTGCTGGTCGGGGCGCAGCTGGCCTCGCTGGCCGAGTCGATGGCGCTGGCCGCCAAGGGCGGGATCGACGTCAGGACGATGGGCGACGTGATCCTGGCCAGCGGCGTGGTCTCGAACCTGCTCCAGCGCAAGGTGGGCAACATCACCGCCGGCAATTTCACCCCGGCCTTCCCGCTCAAGCACATGAAGAAGGACCTGGGGCTGATGATCGAGATGGGGCATGCCAGCGGCACCCCGCTGCCCGTGACCGCCGCCGTGCACCAGCTGTTCAGCACCGCCCAGTCCCGCGGCCACGGTGAGGAAGACGCGATTGCGATCTACTGCCTGTTGGCAGAGCTTTCCGGCTTGGGGACTTCGGCTCCTCGAGAGGAGGGAGTAGCGTGAAGGACATGCAGTACTTCGCCCCCACCACGCTGAAGGAAGCCCTTCAGCTGAAAGGGAAACACGGCTCGAGCCTCAAAGTGCTGGCCGGCGGCACGGACCTGGTGCGGGACATGAACATCGAGTTCAAGATCCCGGACAGCGTGCTGTGGGTCGGCAAGCTGAGGCTGGAGTACATCCGGCTGCAGGACGGCCAGATCCATATCGGCGCTGCCACTCGCATGCAGACGGCTGGCTCGTCCAGGCTGCTGCAGGAGAAGGCCACGGCGCTGGCGCAGGCGGCGGCCAAGATGGCCAGCCCGCCGGTGCGCTCGCTGGCGACGCTGGGTGGCAACCTGTGCACGGCCTCGCCGGCCGGGGACACGGTGTGCGCCATGCTCGGCCTGGGAGCGTCGGTGGTGTTGGCCTCCAGCCGGGGCAAGCGGGTCGTGCCGCTGGCGGAGTTCTTCCTCGGGCCGAACAAGACCGTGATCCAGCCGGGCGAGATCCTGACGGAGATCTTGATCACCCCCACCGGCAGGAATGAGGGCTCGGCCTACGCCAAGATCGGCCGCCGCGCCGCCCTGAC includes the following:
- a CDS encoding NAD(P)-dependent oxidoreductase produces the protein MAKVGFIGLGLMGAPMAANVVRSGHALTVYNRTAGKARALAALGAQVASTPADVARASEVVITMLTDVEGVRAVLDGPQGLLVGGRPGSVLIDMSTISPEQAKSNAGRIAADGWNMLDAPVFGSTGPAKDGTLGIMVGGDRQLFERYKDLLGCMGKHLFYMGPQGAGATTKLAFNLLVGAQLASLAESMALAAKGGIDVRTMGDVILASGVVSNLLQRKVGNITAGNFTPAFPLKHMKKDLGLMIEMGHASGTPLPVTAAVHQLFSTAQSRGHGEEDAIAIYCLLAELSGLGTSAPREEGVA
- a CDS encoding FAD binding domain-containing protein, coding for MQYFAPTTLKEALQLKGKHGSSLKVLAGGTDLVRDMNIEFKIPDSVLWVGKLRLEYIRLQDGQIHIGAATRMQTAGSSRLLQEKATALAQAAAKMASPPVRSLATLGGNLCTASPAGDTVCAMLGLGASVVLASSRGKRVVPLAEFFLGPNKTVIQPGEILTEILITPTGRNEGSAYAKIGRRAALT